The Thunnus maccoyii chromosome 9, fThuMac1.1, whole genome shotgun sequence genome includes a region encoding these proteins:
- the c9h2orf68 gene encoding UPF0561 protein C2orf68 homolog, translating into MDILRDDEAHELKYKPGGRLDMSHGFLHHIRRNQIARDDYDKEVKQAKELQRRRHTTIPRRPRRPDIQVYHPRRRHGSEPGNGAEAEEWNESGSSTETETHGTELFWLDYQADSGAITSFLVHKEDKPEKVVERVAEKNTLDSAMRAALEARIQKEMDKRRDKR; encoded by the exons ATGGACATTTTAAGAGATGATGAAGCGCATGAGCTGAAATACAAACCTGGTGGCCGTTTGGATATGAGCCACGGCTTCCTGCACCATATCCGGAGGAACCAGATTGCTAG AGACGACTATGATAAAGAAGTGAAGCAAGCCAAAGAGCTTCAGCGGAGGAGGCACACCACAATCCCTAGACGACCCCGTCGACCTGACATCCAAGTGTACCATCCTCGACGAAGGC ATGGTTCAGAGCCAGGGAACGGTGCTGAGGCTGAGGAGTGGAACGAGAGTGGGTCAAGTACAGAGACGGAGACCCATGGAACTGAACTCTTCTGGCTTGACTATCAGGCTGACTCTGGTGCCATTACGTCCTTCCTCGTGCACAAG GAGGATAAGCCTGAGAAGGTGGTGGAACGTGTCGCAGAGAAGAACACATTGGATTCGGCCATGAGGGCAGCTCTAGAGGCCCGGATTCAAAAGGAAATGGACAAAAGACGAGACAAACGCTGA